A window of the Dioscorea cayenensis subsp. rotundata cultivar TDr96_F1 chromosome 14, TDr96_F1_v2_PseudoChromosome.rev07_lg8_w22 25.fasta, whole genome shotgun sequence genome harbors these coding sequences:
- the LOC120275370 gene encoding uncharacterized protein LOC120275370, translated as MTEVVSQANIERKRRLPAWMSTDKDQKKSENDNTKVSESEERSSVQISQSKAKSTTRKRDREILRQERGDLVVFETAKNFDLKGENKESNSRNEGPNNSFSSCGKSDLLKNRKKKGKKKFGECEKTQFERAVPGKQDQKSGRCEVTEIKASLKGSSDDEIDLSVEDLKSIAKEYACANTESQHVRLALRKTVSGLDLSSSLDSKFDSGAYLTTATAFNKTLTKCTRSSSQIIGNEVKDKDSPAVENFSCNIARTGDAAQDMLELFLGPLLKGGT; from the exons ATGACTGAAGTAGTTAGTCAAGCTAATATTGAACGAAAAAGGCGTTTACCTGCATGGATGAGCACTGATAAAGATCAAAAGAAATCTGAAAATGATAATACAAAAGTTTCCGAGTCTGAAGAGAGATCATCAGTGCAAATCAGTCAATCTAAGGCTAAGTCCACAACGAGAAAGCGGGATAGAGAAATATTAAGACAGGAGAGAGGTGATCTGGTGGTGTTCGAAACtgcaaaaaattttgatttaaaagggGAAAACAAGGAATCAAATAGCAGAAATGAAGGGCCAAACAATTCTTTCAGTAGTTGTGGTAAATCTGATTTACTGAAGAATAGGAAGAAGAAAGGCAAGAAAAAATTTGGTGAATGTGAGAAAACACAATTTGAAAGAGCTGTTCCCGGGAAACAGGACCAGAAGAGCGGCAGGTGTGAAGTTACTGAGATAAAAGCCTCATTGAAAGGAAGCAGTGATGATGAAATAGACCTATCAGTTGAAGATCTTAAGAGCATTGCTAAAGAG TATGCCTGTGCAAATACTGAGAGTCAACATGTGAGGCTAGCTTTGAGAAAAACTGTCTCAGGATTGGATCTATCAAGCTCACTTGACTCTAAGTTTGATTCTGGAGCATATCTCACAACAGCTACTGCATTCAACAAAACGTTAACTAAATGTACCAGGTCCAGTTCACAAATAATCGGGAATGAGGTGAAGGATAAAGATTCTCCTGCGGTTGAAAATTTCAGTTGTAACATTGCAAGAACAGGAGATGCTGCCCAAGATATGTTGGAACTTTTTCTAGGTCCCTTGCTTAAAGGAGGCACATAA
- the LOC120276230 gene encoding gibberellin 2-beta-dioxygenase 8-like: protein MSELACLIAGVLAENMGYSGHSFLENCNKNTCFIRLNRYPPCPFSPETFGLTPHTDSDFLTILYQDQVGGLQLMKDSKWVAVKPNPHALIVNIGDLFQAWSNDIYKSVEHKVMVNRKVDRYSVAYFLCPSYESTIGSCKKSSPYKSFTFGEFRQQVQEDVKRNGHKVGLSRFLQYNNQQIQKEMAPH from the exons GTCTGATTGCTGGAGTTCTAGCTGAGAATATGGGTTACTCTGGTCATTCTTTCCTGGAAAATTGCAACAAAAACACATGCTTCATACGTCTGAATCGATATCCCCCATGCCCATTCTCACCAGAAACCTTTGGATTGACACCTCACACTGACAGCGACTTCCTAACTATCCTATACCAGGATCAGGTAGGAGGACTGCAGCTGATGAAGGACTCCAAATGGGTCGCTGTCAAACCAAATCCACATGCTCTAATTGTGAACATTGGCGACCTATTTCAG GCATGGAGCAATGACATTTACAAGAGTGTGGAGCACAAGGTGATGGTCAACAGAAAGGTGGACAGGTACTCCGTTGCCTACTTTCTATGCCCATCATATGAGTCCACCATAGGAAGCTGCAAGAAGTCCTCCCCTTACAAGAGTTTCACCTTCGGGGAGTTCAGGCAGCAGGTACAAGAGGATGTAAAGAGGAATGGACACAAAGTAGGTCTGTCAAGATTTCTCCAGTACAACAACCagcaaatacaaaaagaaatggcCCCGCATTAA